The genomic stretch gtatctatctatctattatctatgtattatctatctatctatctatctatctatctatctatctctatctatcatttatctaattattatctatctatctatctaatctctctattatctaattattatatatctatctatctattatctatgtattatctatctatctaatctctctattatctaattattatctatctatctatctatctatctatctattatctaattattatatatctatctatctatctatctatctattatctatgtattatctatctatctatctaatctctctattatctaattattatctatctatctatctatctatctatctatctatctattatctaattattatatatctatctatctatctatctatctattatatatgtattatctatctatctatctatctaatctctctattatctaattattatctatctatctatctatctatctaatctctctattatctaattattatctatctatctatcctctcgctacctgtcttctgcctatcttatgtctatctttccatctatctatcgCTATCTGTCTTCTACCtatcatttatttattatctAACTACTTAtctcctattatctatctatcgttGTCTTCTATTTTTCTCTGTCTTCTATCTCTTGCtttctgttatctatctatctatcatctatattttGCTGTCtgttatcaatctatctatctgtctatcatctatAGCTTTCCTCTATGTACAATGTTGTTTAGTTTGTTAATTATTTGTTATATTATCTGTTAATTTTTATCTAACTCTGTTGGGGCCCCAATCAGACACCATGGCCAAGGTGTGACTGCAACTTGTCAAACACCATTGTTACGCCCCTGTGTTTATGATTATTGGACTCCCATCTAtgttctgtttgtctgtctgtctatctatccaccTAGCTACCTATTTTGTATCTACGTctctatgtatctatgtatccataatttttttttttgatccaaTGATTTGGAGAGTTTTTGCTACCTCTCTCTTAATATACCCCCATATTACTGTCTCTATAAAGCGAAAAAAAGAGAccaaagtatttttatttatttaaatattctttatttttccttCTTCCAGCCACAACTTGAACATTGTGATTGGTTGAAATCAGTAAGCGCCATCCAAAAACACATAAGACGTAACATCAAGTGAGCAGAGTACCTGTACATTGTTAAGATAGTTCAATAGTCCCAAAAAgagttaacaaacagacatttttCCAATGCCGTGAGACAGTATAAAAATGCACAAATAAGTGCCAGTCATGAATGAGGTGCCTGTTGGGTGTAAATTGAGGGGTTCAGTCCTAGTCTTCCTTTTGGTCTTGGGCTGTTTATGCCTTCACCAGAGCCTGGAATTCTGAAAAAGAATAGGAATGGTAttgttttattaaactttttaaaTTTCGTTCAACTTTGACAATTTTTTTGAGACCACATTAATAAGCAATTTCAAAATGTTGATATATTTTTAAGAGGCTTTATAATACCataagtatctatctatctatctatctatctatctcatatctatttatttatctattatctatctatctatctatctatctcatatctatttatttatctattatctatctatctatctatctcatatctatttatttatctattatctatctatctagctatcactTTGTATCTAGGTACAATGTTGTATATTTTTTCTACTTATTAGTTATACAATACTATTTGTTATACTTTGTTCATTTTCTACTTATGTAACACTTTAAGGTCTCcaatatacatttaaaaaaacttacaaaatgaaggaaaaaatccCTTACCATCTATTCCAATCTTGCCATCCCCATCAGAGTCGCCAGCCTTCAGGAAAGCCTTGGTCTCAGCATCATTCAGAGCTCTGGCATCAGACTTGAAGTTCTTCAGGAAGAGTCTAATAAAAAAGGAACTTTGCTGTGAGCAACATCTTTCTGTCACCTGGGGCAAGTATTTTGTTTACTGCCCTGGCCCTATATCTAAATGCTCTGGCCAATGCAGAGTGGCTTATTAATACTTCCCGTGGCACCCATGGCACATGCCCTTGCCAGCGCTGCCCTCCCTCACACACTCTCCAGTCACAGGCTATATGGTACTCAGCTTAAAACTTAACTGTATTCATAGAACAAAGCAATAATCTACttgctttataaaaaataaaaataaagcatttaaatgtTATCCTTACGCAAGTTCATCTTCCTCAATGTATCCACTGCAGTCTCTGTCAAAGATTTCGAAGACCCTCTTGATCTGATCGGCAGTCTTGCCACAGAGACCAACCTTATGGAAGAAAGCTTTGTACTGAAATGAGTTGTCAGCTGtggaaagaaacataaaaaatgtattttcacaagtGATGTAgagcacaattttatttttataaaaacggGTTGTGTGAGACTAGAAGGTCTATGTTTTTCCCAAAACAGCACCAGTTGCCAGTTTTGTCCACGGGCTATATCTGCTACTGCAGCTCATCCCCTTTCAAGTAAGTGgagctgatctgcaataccagacacagtctatggacaagagtggtgctgtttctgggaaAACAATTAAGACCTTCTATTCTAGATACATAAAACCAAATTAAGAAGTCTTTAACACGTTGTGCAGAACATTCTCTTATACGTTTACCTACTACTTTGGTATTCatgcaatgaaaaaaatatatgttttctttTATAAGGCTGATATATTTTGTAACTTTTAAAACATGTTCATGTCAAGTCATGCACCTTCAATGTAAATCAAGTTTTAGGATTTTACATCTCTCTGACTATCTCTCTCTctactactatctatctatctatctatccaaaatatttatctatctatacagCTATCTCTCCAAGTTTGCAAGTCCTCCAGGGGCTCCTTACTCAGTGCTGCTCTACCTCCAGatcctaacttttttttaaaaaaatcatgagTGCTGCATCATATtagatctatctatccatctatctatccatctatctatctatctatctatctatctatctatctatctaataactACAGTATCTGTCTCTATCAATCCTAACTAAGGATGCAAATGATTTAGAGTTTTGCATCatgctatctctctatctatccatcctatattatctatccatttattatttatttacatatCTATCATCTCACTCACATTTATcttctgtctatttatctattatctatctattatctatgtatctCTCCATGTCCTCCAGGGGCTCCTCACACAGTGCTCCTCTATTTCCAGATCCTTCCTTTTTTTTAATCATGAGTGCTGCATCATATTTGATCTTTATGTAACTATCTATCCATCTTATAGCtatccctctatctatctatctatctatctatctcacgcTTTCTAGCCAGAGTTGTAACTTGAAGCTACTAGGCCCCAAAGCAAGATCTAAAATGGGGCATGCAGAGTATCGTACATCAGTTATAGTCTTAGTCGCCTCATGTCCTGATTAGAGTCAGAAGAACCTTTGGACACCCTCAGACGCCAGGGCCCTAAGTGTCACTGCAACCTTCCTGTGCCCCCTGTCTTTATCTCTATCAATCTCCtacttgtgtgtgtgtctgtttctatctatctatgtctgtctgtctatctcatatctatctgtctgtctaggtGTCTGTCTATCATCTCTTTATCAATCTATTAATATATAATTTCAATACCATCAATGAATGATTTGAAGGCATGCATTATTTTTTTGTCCTGATCACTTACCTGCTACACTGGCAAGGGCAGCCTCAATGTCCTTGGCGGCTAGAATGTCAGTGATACACATGATTGTGCTgcaagtataaaaataaaaataaattatttgttTGAATCTGAAAATGGAATCAAAACCTTTCAATTTGTAGTTGAGAAAGCTCAGCTCTGCTTCACTGTGCACTTAAGATTTCTGCCAACTGAAGAGTGTTTGCATGGTCtagattaatatatatatttatattttcttaagacaaaaatgaagatatCTAGTCTATCACTAATGCAAAAATTGATAATTTCTTTGACTTCGCTTGACtctccattccgcaaaaatgtaagtatgtttttttgttttctcttcTTATTCTCTATATTCCTGGATCCTCGTATCCTTCAGTCCCCAGTCTTCAGTCGTGCTAAGTCCCATGTGTCTGCTTACCTTGTATTGTTTTTGAACTGGGAAGGGAGGCTATCTGCTTGGCAGTGGAGTGCTTGCTGAGTGTCCCCACAGGGTTAGCCCCATTTATATATACTTTAAGTTGCATACCATATACAGATCTCAGTTCCCAGCGTCACAGATAGGGAATGGTGTCAAGTGAACTTGCCTAACTAATCATCTAGCACTATTTTTATCTCCAGAGTATACATATGATATTAGCAAATGCAACAAGATAAGTGGTAAGATGCATTAAATATAAACTATTGGGGAGGTAATGTTTCTTTATGCAGCgacaggagggaaaaaaaaaacacactttgcgAAGCAAGGTTTCCTAAGTAGCAACTAAAGACGTGTGGTATTTAACAGGTGATGGACTTGAGCACGACATGACAACACGGGACAACGTGTGCCTATTATGTAAAATAGTGCGAAACAAGTACAAACATAAACACGGACATTCCCTACCTCCCTCCACTAGTGATATAGAAGATAAAGCAAAATGGACAACGTTTTTGCAATTTGCATTTTTAGTTTTACTATTGTTTTTATACAACTTTTGGAAAGTTTTACAGGACTGACATGAATGCTAGCCAGGGTCTTACATAGTTACATGCTACTCACAATCGTCTATGCGTTGACTTTAATTAATGTAATTACATTATtcactatattttatttttgcacattTATCCAGACCTTGACGGTCTCCATTTAGTTTGATATCTTGCACccattgaaggggttaataagtttCTGACAGGGACAGGGGAAAAGATGCCAAGCAAATGAATGTGCTGTCTTCAGCCTCCACTTACAAATCTTGTGTTACATGGACTAAGTAATTCCCTTTCACAAGGATATATCCAGACTGGTGCAGTGAAATCACTTTCCCCCCCCACAAGATTGAACTTGCTATCTGTAGACCCAGGACGAGACTGCTCTATGGCCTTTTATGTACATTGTCCATATCTTATCATTTATATCACTGTTTTGCTGTAATATAATTTCAATATcattatttattgattttttaaAGGCAATGTTttgcccacatttttttttttttactaattaaacatagatttttatttattcttttttttttgtacatgattatgggggcggccatcttgccccaGCTGCAGTTAACTTTGCATATTTTAGAGATATGTTTTACAGCAAGGGATGTTCATTGACTTCTATTTGAAAGtattctgggcatgctctgtgacctgtgatgaggtcattgTGCAGCGAGGagggtagataagctgtgatatcacctattgtgaatggtggattctgagttatctatacagaggtgtcaTCTTTCATTGTATTCCTGCATGTGTTGAGAATGGGGTGACTACTGTGAACTGATTTCTACAGAACAGGAATTGTCATGGTAGGATTAGGCTTGGTGGCCAGAATGAAAACTAGAGGATTttatgatatataaaaaaaaattacatagcaAAGGGGACATTGTTACACATTCTGTGGTCCTGCCCGGGGATTTATGCtctttggaagcaggtatttacCAGGATCTCTGGGATTGTGGGTCATCAGATCTCTCCAGACCCAGCTCTAGCTCTACTTCTTATAGACTTAGACAAATTCTCATCCAAATGCAGGGTCATTGTAACCCATTTATTGATTGCTACCAAACTAGCAATCACAAGAAATTGGAAAAGTGATAACATCCCCGATATTAAGGAGATTATCGGAATGGTAGATACGACAAGATCTTATGAGTATATGCTAGCGCACCAGGCCTACCAAGTGACTCGTCACATTCGGGCATGGGAATCCTGGAGGGGTCTGGTCCCTGCGGTATCAGAGAGACTGGGGATGGGTTAGTCTTTTTCAAGGGGATTTAATGTTGATAAGGTTCTGATCTGCCGAACCCTGTGGGCGCAAGCTGAATTATGATGCATTTAGCGTGCACATGTATTTTGATGTGATTGGAAGACACGACTctaattttgttttgttttaatttgTATTATTTACTTTATTGATCCATTCGTATTGGATATGTTCTCCAATATGATAATTGTTTGCActgattttgttttctttttccttAAAAGAAAATGTGGAGTTATTTGCTTAAATCTCATTGTAATGTCTGGCAAATGTATCTTTGTATTTTGAGCAAATACTTTGACAATAAAAATCTattgaaattaaaaaaattacataacaacatggaaaattaaaaataaaacaccaccagcaattctaaaaaaatatgtttaaagtgTAGTTGTCATTTCATtttaatgtgtagggacagtAAATGTAAGTTATTTTTCAAAATATACTGTATTAGGGAATAATGTAAACTTTTATTAGAAAActgcatataaaatacaatgtgaAGGTCAAAAAGGTATGCCAGCACTCCCTATATTACCTCTCGTGCAAGGACCCGGTCCAGTCCGTATTATAATCcaggaaaacaacaaaaaatttaaCTTAGATGAATAAAAAGTCTAAAATCTTTATtccattgtcatggtcttaccttcttgctgtcctccttcgtttgacatgtgctggcggccatcttggtttctgggtttcttgtagcctcccaccctgcggcttctccttcccactgggaggagctggatgcctagctcatatatataggaggtccgtggcttcagttccctgcttggtcctcctgtgttcacatgcttctaagactgctgctgcttctggttcctgatcctggcttcgtctgactaccctgctggttcctgatcctggcttcgtctgactaccctgctggttcctgatcctggcttcgtctgactaccctgctggttcctgatccaggcttcgtctgactacccttctggttcctgacctctggcttcgcaagaccctgcttcggtttagccatccgcttggacttttgctttACAGCTTGATTTAATAAAGCCATCTTATTTTCACCTATCTCTTATTGTACGTCTGGtttatggttccatgacattaggaccaagccatgaattctgacggtacagggccatcctcgctacctacgctggttgccagacttgatcagcaggatcacctgttgggtcggttcgctgtggcgttgcaaaccctgcttgaacgcacggctcatttagcttccgttgccgatgggtcggttgtcgctcctgggcccgctcctactgccgctccggttgttgcgccagagtctaccccgacacctgttgctgcgcctgcggtgtttcggggtatgaccggttctgccccccttccacagcgctttgggggagagccaactcagtgccgaggtttccttaaccaggtgggcatttatttcgagttgctgccacatgcctttcctactgagagatcaaaggtgggcttcttgatctcgctgctctcggacaaggccttggcctgggccagccctttatgggagaacaacaatccggtggttgccgagttttccggttttgttgcttctcttcggaaggtattcgatgtgccggctcgtgctgcctctgctgcgaagctccttatgtccatcagacagggttcacgatccgtagctgaatacgccattgagtttcgtaccctggcagcagaggtgggctggaataatgaggctctggtcgctgctttctctcatggtctctcggatgccttgaaggatgaggttgcagctaaggacctaccagtggagctcgagtcccttatttctttcctgattttgattgacaccagactcagggagagaccttcctttaaggagagcctgcggaggtccttctaacagattggcgcctacgtttgctgtcccacccgtgcctccctctcctcccacgcctcctggggatgacttgtctgggggtgaacccatgcagctggggtttgctcgcctgtccgagggggagagggtactccggagacgcgagggccgatgcatgtactgtggtctcggtgggcattttcggttggcatgcccgaaccgtccgggaaacgctcgcacctgagatcctgtcgggggcagatcttgggtggagtctcctcgtccccggtttcccgtgttgacaaaccactgattactgttgtcctctcctgggtcgggggctcggtgacgacccaggcgttggtggactctggtgctggtggtttgttcattgatagtgtgttcgctgccgccaattccattcctctgcagcctcgaggttccccactggctcttgaggcgatagacggcagaccccttctgccgccacacgtgactcaggagacccttccagtggggatggccattggtgccgttcacagagagtcggtctgtctccaggttatttcgtctc from Bufo gargarizans isolate SCDJY-AF-19 chromosome 8, ASM1485885v1, whole genome shotgun sequence encodes the following:
- the LOC122944996 gene encoding parvalbumin beta-like, producing MCITDILAAKDIEAALASVAADNSFQYKAFFHKVGLCGKTADQIKRVFEIFDRDCSGYIEEDELALFLKNFKSDARALNDAETKAFLKAGDSDGDGKIGIDEFQALVKA